The Streptomyces europaeiscabiei genome window below encodes:
- a CDS encoding cytochrome P450/oxidoreductase, protein MSADIDFDHHSDEANADPVAYYARFRETCPVGHSAAYDGFHYTTRYADVARIARDDETFSSARSDHGGRGVGIVIPKGPGLEQYPIELDPPRATEYRKLINPLLTPEAVEHLVPMIERHAARVVDDFIELGSCDFVRDLTNPLPAAVTLDWLGFPEEDWAKLAGPIHDIFAAPAGSERAVRGAAGLAYMDQRIRELIAERRSEPKPDGVSTLVAGRRADGSEFGDDELVSVIGLLIAGGVDTTTSLTGSTLVHLARHPDQRQKLIDSPDLLDTATEEFLRAFAPSQSMARTVTQDVEVGGCPMRAGDRVLIPWVAANHDPAVFPDPDQVRLDRDAGRHLSFGIGSHRCAGAHLARAMFRAMMTQVLTRLPDYRVIEEGLIPYPTRGNQSGWDAVPAVFTSGPRATAAAGSSRALTTPTPLRVTEVRAAADGVVAVGLALPDGGELPAWQPGAHVELRLPSGRLRQYSLCGDPADAATWRIGVLHEPEGRGGSVELHGLARPGATFAVRGPRNHFPLTPAPSYLFLAGGIGITPILAMVREAAGRGTPFTVVYGGRTRSTMGFADELAAVAGDALTLLPQDEAGLPDLPRLLGGLDADTAVYACGPSPMLAAVERECARLDLTDRLHLERFAAGDDLETAFDAAENRTFEVRLARTGVTLPVPADRRLIEVLRDAVSGLSYDCEKGYCGACETRVLAGTPEHRDSVLSDEERLAGRTMMICVGRCQGDRLVLDL, encoded by the coding sequence ATGTCCGCCGACATCGACTTCGACCACCATTCCGACGAGGCCAACGCCGATCCGGTCGCCTACTACGCGCGATTCCGTGAGACCTGCCCGGTAGGCCACTCCGCCGCCTACGACGGTTTCCACTACACGACGCGCTATGCCGACGTGGCCCGCATCGCCCGCGACGACGAGACGTTCTCCTCCGCTCGCAGCGACCACGGCGGCCGGGGGGTCGGCATCGTCATCCCCAAAGGACCGGGGCTGGAGCAGTATCCGATCGAGCTCGACCCGCCGCGTGCGACGGAGTACCGGAAACTGATCAACCCGCTGCTGACCCCGGAGGCGGTCGAGCACCTGGTACCCATGATCGAGCGCCACGCCGCCCGCGTCGTGGACGACTTCATCGAGCTCGGCTCCTGCGACTTCGTCCGCGACCTCACCAACCCGCTGCCGGCCGCGGTGACCTTGGACTGGCTCGGTTTCCCCGAGGAGGACTGGGCGAAGCTGGCAGGGCCGATCCACGACATCTTCGCCGCGCCGGCCGGCAGCGAACGCGCCGTGCGCGGGGCCGCCGGACTGGCCTACATGGACCAGCGCATCCGCGAGCTGATCGCCGAGCGCCGGTCCGAGCCGAAACCCGACGGAGTCAGCACGCTGGTGGCCGGCCGGCGCGCCGACGGAAGCGAGTTCGGCGACGACGAGCTGGTGTCGGTGATCGGCCTGCTCATCGCCGGCGGCGTCGACACCACCACCTCCCTGACCGGGTCGACCCTCGTCCACCTCGCTCGCCACCCCGACCAGCGCCAGAAGCTGATCGACTCCCCCGATCTGCTGGACACCGCGACCGAGGAGTTCCTCCGCGCGTTCGCCCCGTCGCAGTCGATGGCGCGCACGGTCACCCAGGACGTCGAGGTCGGCGGCTGCCCGATGCGCGCGGGCGACCGGGTGCTGATCCCGTGGGTCGCCGCGAACCATGACCCCGCCGTGTTCCCCGACCCTGATCAGGTACGACTGGACCGCGACGCCGGCCGGCACCTCAGCTTCGGAATCGGATCGCACCGGTGCGCCGGCGCGCACCTCGCCCGAGCCATGTTCCGCGCGATGATGACGCAGGTCCTCACCCGGCTGCCCGACTACCGGGTGATCGAGGAGGGGCTCATCCCCTACCCGACACGCGGCAACCAGTCCGGCTGGGACGCCGTCCCGGCGGTCTTCACGTCCGGTCCTCGGGCGACCGCGGCAGCGGGATCGAGCCGCGCGCTGACCACGCCCACCCCGCTGCGGGTGACCGAGGTGCGCGCGGCGGCCGACGGCGTCGTCGCCGTCGGCCTCGCCCTGCCGGACGGAGGCGAACTGCCCGCCTGGCAGCCCGGCGCGCACGTCGAGTTGCGTCTGCCCTCGGGCAGGCTGCGCCAGTACTCGCTGTGCGGCGACCCCGCCGACGCCGCGACGTGGCGCATCGGCGTCCTGCACGAGCCGGAGGGCCGGGGCGGTTCGGTCGAGCTCCACGGACTCGCCCGCCCCGGAGCCACCTTCGCGGTACGCGGACCGCGCAACCACTTCCCGCTCACGCCGGCGCCGTCGTACCTGTTCCTCGCCGGCGGCATCGGCATCACACCGATCCTCGCCATGGTCCGCGAGGCCGCCGGACGCGGCACGCCCTTCACCGTCGTCTACGGCGGACGCACCCGCTCGACGATGGGGTTCGCCGACGAACTCGCCGCCGTCGCCGGCGACGCGCTCACCTTGCTCCCGCAGGACGAGGCCGGACTGCCGGACCTTCCCCGGCTGCTGGGAGGGCTGGACGCGGACACCGCCGTCTACGCGTGCGGGCCGTCACCGATGCTGGCGGCCGTCGAGCGCGAGTGCGCCCGCCTGGATCTCACCGACCGGCTGCACCTGGAGCGCTTCGCCGCCGGCGACGATCTCGAGACGGCGTTCGACGCCGCTGAGAACCGGACCTTCGAGGTCCGGCTCGCGCGCACGGGAGTCACGCTCCCCGTGCCGGCCGACCGCCGGCTCATCGAGGTCCTGCGCGATGCCGTCAGCGGCCTTTCCTACGACTGCGAGAAGGGATACTGCGGCG